The Podospora bellae-mahoneyi strain CBS 112042 chromosome 7, whole genome shotgun sequence genome includes a window with the following:
- a CDS encoding hypothetical protein (COG:P; EggNog:ENOG503PBWS), which translates to MDEAHYRDLDRCPDYSPFFGALGCALSIILTVFGASYGTAKSSAGLFSSGVLRPDRVMQNTLPSIMSQILSIYGLVISVIISSSLTESVPLFTSFLHLAAGLSVGLCGLAAGFSIGIVGDAGIRASTQQPRLYTGMVLILIFAEVLGLYGVIVSILMITRSREGRACLE; encoded by the exons ATGGACGAAGCACACTACAGAGACCTCGATCGATG CCCAGACTACTCC CCCTTCTTCGGAGCCCTAGGCTGCGCCCTCTCCATAATCCTCACCGTCTTCGGCGCCTCCTACGGCACCGCCAAGTCTTCTGCCGggctcttctcctccggcgTCCTCCGCCCCGACCGCGTCATgcaaaacaccctcccctccatcatgtcCCAAATCCTTTCCATCTACGGCCTCGTAATCTCAGTCatcatatcctcctccctgacCGAGTCcgtccccctcttcacctcgtTCCTCCACCTAGCCGCCGGCCTCTCCGTCGGCCTCTGCGGTCTCGCCGCCGGCTTCTCCATCGGCATCGTCGGCGACGCAGGCATCCGGGCGTCTACCCAGCAGCCTAGGCTCTACACCGGCATGGTTCTCATCCTTATCTTTGCtgaggtgttggggttgtatGGCGTTATTGTTAGTATTCTCATGATCACTAGGAgtagggaggggagggcttgTTTGGAGTAA